GTCGTGCGGACCTATGTCGAGGACGACAAGTACCTGGTCGTCCAGATCTGGCAGCCCGGCGAGCCCCTGCGCACGATCAAGCGCACCTAGGGCCCGCCCCACTCGCCTGTAGGGCCCTGGCCCGTGGGGCCTACTCCCACTCGATCGTCCCCGGCGGCTTCGACGTCACGTCGAGGACGACACGGTTGACGTCCCGCACCTCGTTGGTGATCCGGGTCGAGATCCGCGCCAGGACCTCGTACGGCAGTCGCGACCAGTCGGCGGTCATCGCGTCCTCGGACGAGACGGGCCGCAGCACGATCGGGTGGCCGTACGTCCGCCCGTCACCCTGCACACCCACGCTGCGCACGTCCGCGAGCAGGACCACCGGGCACTGCCAGATGTCCCGGTCGAGGCCGGCCGCCGTGAGCTCCTCGCGGGCGATGGCGTCGGCCTCGCGGAGGAGGTCGAGACGCTCCTTCGTCACCTCACCGACGATGCGGATGCCGAGGCCCGGGCCCGGGAACGGCTGGCGCTGGACGATCTCGTCCGGCAGGCCGAGCTCCTGGCCGACCATGCGGACCTCGTCCTTGAACAGCTTGCGCAGCGGCTCGATCAGCTTGAATTCGAGGTCTTCCGGCAGGCCGCCGACGTTGTGGTGCGACTTGATGTTGGCCGTGCCGGTGCCGCCGCCGGACTCGACCACGTCCGGGTACAGCGTGCCCTGGACGAGGAACTCCACCGCCGGACCCTCGTCCGCGATGATCTCGGCCTGCGCCTGCTCGAAGACCCGGATGAACTCCCGGCCGATGATCTTCCGCTTCTCCTCGGGGTCCGAGACACCCTTCAAAGCGGTCAGGAACCGCTCCTCCGCGTCCACGACCTTCAGCTGTACGCCGGTCGCGGCCACGAAGTCCTTCTCGACCTGCTCGGTCTCGCCCTTGCGCATCAGTCCGTGGTCGACGTACACGCAGGTCAGCTGGGAGCCGATGGCCTTCTGGACCAGGGCGGCGGCCACGGCGGAGTCCACGCCGCCGGACAGACCGCAGATGGCGCGCTTGTCGCCGACCTGCTCGCGGATGGCCGCGACCTGCTCCTCGATGACGTTGCCGGTGGTCCAGTTCGGGGTCAGGCCCGCGCCCCGGTACAGGAAGTGCTCCAGCACCTGCTGGCCGTGCGTGGAGTGCATGACCTCGGGGTGGTACTGGACGCCGTACAGCTTCGCCTCGTCGTTCTCGAAGGCGGCGACCGGGACGACATCCGTGGAGGCCGTCACGGAGAAGCCCTCGGGGGCGGCGGAGCAGGCGTCGCCGTGCGACATCCACACGTGCTGCTCGGCCGGGGTGCCCTCGAAGAGGGTGGAGGACGACTTCGACACGTGGAGATCCGTACGGCCGTACTCGCGGGCGCCGGTGTTGTCGACCGTCCCGCCCAGGCTCTGCGCCATGAGCTGGAAGCCGTAGCACATGCCGAAGACGGGGACGCCGGCCTCGAAGAGCGCGCGGTCGATACGGGGGGCGCCCTCCTCGTACACGGACGAGGGGCCGCCGGAGAGGATGATCGCCGCCGGGCTCTTGGCGAGCATCTCGGCGACCGGCATGGTGCTCGGCACGATCTCGCTGTAGACCCGGGCCTCGCGGACGCGACGGGCGATGAGCTGGGCGTACTGCGCACCGAAGTCGACGACCAGAACGGTGTCGGGGGCGGCTGCGGGGTTCGCTGATGACACGGGTTGCCTTCCGGCGGTGAGCGAGGTGTGTGTGAGGCCGAGTCTACCGGGCTCGGCGGGAGCCCCCCTGGGCCGAAGGCCGTCTCAGGATGCGAACCGCCTTGGACGCCTCCGGGAGGCAGGGCATACTGACCCCATGCTCACGCACCCGGCCTACCTCTTTACCTATGGCAACCGGCCC
Above is a window of Streptomyces sp. DT2A-34 DNA encoding:
- the guaA gene encoding glutamine-hydrolyzing GMP synthase, with the protein product MSSANPAAAPDTVLVVDFGAQYAQLIARRVREARVYSEIVPSTMPVAEMLAKSPAAIILSGGPSSVYEEGAPRIDRALFEAGVPVFGMCYGFQLMAQSLGGTVDNTGAREYGRTDLHVSKSSSTLFEGTPAEQHVWMSHGDACSAAPEGFSVTASTDVVPVAAFENDEAKLYGVQYHPEVMHSTHGQQVLEHFLYRGAGLTPNWTTGNVIEEQVAAIREQVGDKRAICGLSGGVDSAVAAALVQKAIGSQLTCVYVDHGLMRKGETEQVEKDFVAATGVQLKVVDAEERFLTALKGVSDPEEKRKIIGREFIRVFEQAQAEIIADEGPAVEFLVQGTLYPDVVESGGGTGTANIKSHHNVGGLPEDLEFKLIEPLRKLFKDEVRMVGQELGLPDEIVQRQPFPGPGLGIRIVGEVTKERLDLLREADAIAREELTAAGLDRDIWQCPVVLLADVRSVGVQGDGRTYGHPIVLRPVSSEDAMTADWSRLPYEVLARISTRITNEVRDVNRVVLDVTSKPPGTIEWE